The following DNA comes from Amycolatopsis albispora.
CCGCACGCGGCCTCGCCAGGCGGTTCACCGCCCGTGGCCGCACGGTCGACGCCGTCAAGGGCGTCGACATCGATGTGGCCGAGGGGGAACTGGTCGGCTTCCTGGGGCCCAACGGGGCAGGCAAGACCACCACGCTCCGGATGCTCACCACGCTGCTCAAGCCGACTTCGGGGCAGGCCACCGTCGGCGGTTGCGATCTGCTGGCCGACCCGGTCGGGGTGCGCCGCCGCATCGGGTACGTCGCGCAGGCCGGCGGCACCTGGCAGGACTGCAAGGTGATCGAGGAGATCGAGATCCAGGGCAGGCTGTACGGACTGTCCAAGGCCGACTCGCTGGCCCGCGGCGCCGAACTGGCCGAGCAGCTGGACCTGGCCAGCCTGGACCAGCGCCAGACCAAAACGCTCTCCGGCGGCCAGCGCCGCCGCCTCGACATCGTGCTCGGCCTGATCCACCGGCCCGGCCTGGTTTTCCTGGACGAGCCGACCACCGCGCTGGACCCGCAGAGCCGCGCCAACCTGTGGGAGCACATCCGCGCGCTGCGCACGCAGCACGGCGTCACGGTCTTCCTGACCACGCACTACCTGGACGAGGCCGACTCGCTGTGCGACCGTGTGCTGGTCATCGACAACGGCGAGATCGTCGCCGAGGGCACGCCCGACTCGCTCAAGGCGCGCGTCTCCGGTGACGGCGTGACCGTCGGCGTGCCCGCCGAGTCGGCCGCCGCCGCGGCCGAGATCGCCGGGCGGCTGACCGGCGCGCACGAGGTGTCCATTGTGGAGGACACGGTGCGCTTCCGGGTGCCGCGCGGTGACGTGGCGATGCCCGAACTGCTGCGCGCGCTGGACACCGCGGGCATCACGATGGAGTCCATGCAGGTGCACCGGCCGACGCTGGATGACGTTTTCCTCACCCTGACCGGTCGTTCCCTGCGCGACGCCGAGGCCGCCACGCCCGCTCCGGAGGCCGCGAATGTTCCGTGACATCTGGCTGATCTTCAAGCGGGACATGACGCTGTCCCTGCGCAACCCGGCCTGGGTGCTGATCGGCATCATGCAGCCGCTGCTCTACCTGTTCTTCTTCGGGCCGCTGATGGAGAAGGTCGTGGAGAACACACCGGGCTTCCCGCCGGGCAACTCGTGGGCGGTGCTCACCCCGGCGATCATGGTGCAGACCGCGTTGTTCGGCACCTCGTTCGCCGGGTTCGGCCTGCTCGCCGAATACCGCGCGGGCGTCACCGAGCGGTTCCGCGTGACGCCGATCAGCCGGGCGGCCCTGCTGCTCGGCAAGCTGCTCGCGGCCAGCTTCCAGGCGATCGTGCAGGCGCTGCTGATCATCGTGGTGGCGTTCCTGGTGTTCCCGCTGGACGCGCCGGTGACCGGGGTGCTGATGAGCCTGGTGATCGTGGCGCTGCTGGCGATCACGCTCGGCTCGGCGTCCTATTCGGTGGCGCTGCTGATCAAGAGCGAGACCGCTTTCCCGGCGCTGCTGAACGCGGTGCTGATGCCGTTGCTGCTGCTGTCCGGGATCCTGGTGCCGATCACCACCGGGCTGGCCCCGGCGTGGTTGTACAACCTGTCGCGGATCAACCCGTTCTCGCACGTGGTCGACGCCGAGCGCGCGGCGTTCCGCGGGGACATCACGATGGACGCGTTGTTCACCGGTTGCGTGGCGCTGCTGGTGATGGCGGTGCTCTCCCTGTTCTGGGGCGTGCGGACGTTCCAGAAGGAAAACGCGTGAGCGGCTGACATTTTCGGACACGCTGGACCGGTGAGGCCACCATATGTGCTGATCGCACGTATGGTGGCCTTTCACTTACCTCGGGGGGAGGAGGCGAATGCGCGAACCCGAGCCCGAGCGCGGGATCAACCTGTCCCACCACGAAACGGTGGACGACTGGAAAACCGTGCGTGCCAACGGGGTGCTGTTCTCCAGCGTGACGATCACCGAGAGCACGAACTGGAGCGATACAGCGGCGATCCGCAACGTCCGGGCCGCGCAGTCGGCCGGGCTGCACACCGGCGCACGCCACTTCGCCCGGCCCGGTTCGGTGCACGAGCAGGTCACGCACTTCCTGCGCACGGCGAGCCCGCTCGGGGTGTTCGCGCCGGGTTCGCTGGCCCCGTCGCTGGACGTGCGCGCGCCCGGCATCAGCGACCGCTTCATCAAGTCCTGGATCCGCGGGCTGCGGCACGCGGCGAACATCAAGCGGGTACTGGTGTACGCGGGCTACGAGCAGTGGCTGCACGAGTTGCACCCGGACAAGTGGGCCGATTCCGAAGTGGTGCTGTGGCTTGCCCGGCACAACGGGATCCCCGGCCGTCCCGGCTGGTTCCACTCGCGACTCGGCGTGCACCAGCACGGCAGCGGCGACGACGCACCCGGCTTCCACGGCGAGATCGGTTACGACGCCGTGGTGTACCCGTTCGTACTGGCGGACCTACTTCTCTAACTTGCTCCTCATCAGGAACACGTTGTACGGCCCCCACTGCGAGATCAGGTAGTAGATCTCGTCGCCGTCGAGCGCCCACGGGTGCAGGTAACCGCCGTAGAGCGCGGGCCAGTCCTGTCCGGACACCACCACCTCGCCGTCGGACCACGGCCCTTCGAGCCGGTCCGCGGTGCGCAGCACGATCGCCGCGCGGTGCTCGTCGAGGTGCATCGCCAGCCAGCATCCGAAGTGGACGCTGTACTCCACGGACAGCTCGCCGACCGGGCCCGGCAGCACCGGCGCGGCGGCGAACTCGTCGCGGCCCCAGCCGTCGCCGGTCCAGTACCGGTAGGCCGCCGGTTCGAGCACGGACGCCGGGTCGACGCGGGCCAGGTAGGCCGGTCCGAAACGGCCGTTGGTGGTGCCGAACAGGTAGACGTGGTGGTCGTCGCGCGCGAACGAGCCGATCTGGAACGGGTGGTCGCGCTCGGCGCGGTTGATCCAGCGGGCGCGGGCCGGCTGCGCCCAGGTCTCGCCGCCGTCGTCGGACACCGCGATGCCGCCGTAGTTGGTGTGCCACTGGCCGGGCGGTCCCCAACTGCGGACCGACATGTAGTGCACGTACTGCCTGCCGTCGATCGCGATACCGGCGTTGGGAATGATCGTCCACTCGTCACGCGGGTCGGCCGAGGCGAGCACCTGCGCGGCCAGCCCGTCCTCCCTGGTGACCACGCCGTCCAGCACCAGCCCGTGCGACAGGTCTCGCTGGGACGAATGGGCGAGCACGTTGCACCGCCAGTCCGCCTCCGGCGGCCCGGCCCCGTCACCACCCCAGCCCGCGCCGTAGGTGTCGCCGAACAGCACCAGCACCCGGCCGTCCCCGGCGTCCCAGAGCACGCCGAGATCGGTGGCGTGGATGCCGAACCGCTCGTCGGTGCCCGTGCCGGCCCCGGTGACCTGTGCCACTCGCGTGGTTTCCAGTACTCGGACCATGCCCCGACGGTAGGTCACAATGGCCGCCATGCGGTTGGTGCGCGCGGCGATGCACTCGACGGTGGCGCCCGAGGTGGCGCTGTCGCTGCTCGACGCGCGCGCCCGCGCCCGCGGCCTGCCGCCACCGGCCGCGTTGTCGGGCGAGTGGTTCGGCTCGCGCGCGGTGCTCGCGCCCAGCGTGGCGATCGGCGAGGTGGCGCCCGATTCGGCGTATTCGCTGCCGATGCTCCCGGTGGACGGCGTGGTGCCCGGCGCGATCGGCGGCGGCTGGTTCGGTTACCTGTCCTACGACCTGACCGATCCCAGCGGGCGGCGCACGCCACTTCCCCGAGCCGCCTGGGGCTGGGCGGATCACGTGTTGCGATTGGACAGTGACGGCACGTGGTGGTTCGAAGCGCTGGTCGACGGCGACGAGCCGCACGAACTCCGGCAGGAACTCGAAGCCGTGTTGCGCGGGGTGCCGCCCCGGCACGGCTGGACGCCCACCGAACTGCACCGGCCACTGCCCGCCGAGCACCACGACGCGGTGAAGGCTTGCGTGCACGCGATCGAAGCGGGCGAACTGTTCCAGGCGAACATCTGCACGCGCTTCTCGGCCGCCTTCGACGGCAACGCCGCCGAGCTGTTCGGCGAAGGCACCCGGCGGCTGCGGCCGCGGCGAGCCGCGTTCCTCACCGGCGACTGGGGTTCGGTGGTTTCCCTGTCGCCGGAGCTGTTCCTCGCCCGGCACGGCGATCTGGTCCGCTCCACGCCGATCAAGGGCACGCTCCCCCGCCGCGGCCCGGACGACGACCACCTGGCCGGGCTGCTGCGGCAGTCCGAAAAGGACGTCGCGGAGAATGTGATGATCACCGACCTGGTGCGCAACGACCTCGGCCGGGTCTGCGCGGTCGGCAGTGTCCGGGTGCCCGAGCTGCTCGCCGTGCGCCCGGCGCCCGGCGTCTGGCATCTGGAGTCCACTGTGGAGGGTCGGGTGGTCACCGGGGACGCCGCGCTGCTCGAAGCCACCTTCCCGCCCGGCTCGGTGACCGGCGCGCCGAAGATCCGCGCGCTCGACCTGATCGCGGAACTCGAGCCCGTGCCGCGCGGGGTGTACACCGGCGCGATGGGGCTGGTCTCCCCGGTCGCCGGGCTCGAGCTGAACGTCGCGATCCGCACCTTCGAACTGCACGCGGGCCGGCTGTGGCTGGGGGTCGGCGGCGGCATCACCGCCGACTCCGACCCGGCCCGCGAATGGCAGGAGTGCCTGCACAAGGCGGCACCGCTGGACCGGCTGCTGGCTACGCCCTGGGGTTGAGCAGCAGCTTGCCGGTGGTCGCGCGGGATCGGATGTCCTCGTGCGCCCGGCGGGCGTCGGCCAGCGCGTACTCGCCGCCGTTGATCGCCTTGACCTGACCGCTCTTCGCCAGGTCGAACAGCTCGGCGAGGCCGCGCTCGAACACGCCGCCCGGCAGGCGCAGCGCGTGCGGCAGCCAGATGCCGGAGATGGTGGTCGAATGGCCGAGCAGGTTGCGCAGCTCGACCGGCTTCGGCTGCTCGCGGCTGGCCATGCCGTAGAAGGCGAGGCGGCCGAACGGCGCGAGCGCGGCGATGCTCTCGTCGGTGATGCGACCGCCGGTCATGTCGAGCACGATGTCCACCCGCTTGCCACCGTTGGCCTCGCGCAGCACGTCGGTCATGTTCTCGGCCCGCGAGTCCACCGCCACGTCGGCGCCGAGGTCGACGGCCAGCTCGCGCTTGTCCTCGGAACTGGCGGTCGCGATCACGCGGCCCGCGCCCCACGCCTTCGCCAGCTGCACGGCGAGCGAGCCGACGCCACCGGCGGCCGCGTGCACGACCACCGACTCACCGGCCTCCAGGTGCGCGTTCTTGCGGAGCAGCAGCCACGCGGTCATGCCCTGCGCGATGAACGCGAGCGCCGCGGTGTCGTCGACGCCGTCCGGCACCTCGTAGGTGGTCGCTTCCGGCGCGATGGCCTTCTCCGCGTAACCGCCCGCCTTGTGGAGCAACGCCACCACGCGCCTGCCGTCCGGCGTGCGGCCGACCACCTCACCACCGGGCACCAGCGGCAGCTCGGTCGGCGCGAGATAGCTGTTCTCGGCCTGGTGCGTGTCGGCGTAGTTGACGCCGGCGTGGTCGACCTCGATCAGCACCTCACCGGGGCCGGGCTCCGGATCGGGCAGCTCCACCAGCTTCAGGACCTCGGGTCCGCCGAACTCGGTCACCTGCACAGCACGCATTCCAGCCAGCCTTTCCCTCGTCGAATGAGACGATCCTACCGATCGTCTCATGGTGAGACAATGTCGTGTTATGTTCCATACGTGGTCTCCACCAAACCGGACGTGACGGACGCGTTCCAGCTGGCGCGGCAGTGGTTCCTGGCCGGGCGGCGGATCGACATGCAGGAGCTGGCCGCCGAGCTGAAGGTCGGGCGGGCCACGCTGTTCCGGTGGGTCGGCAACCGGGAGCAGCTGCTCGGCGAGGTCATCTGGTCGATCACCGAGCGCACCTTCGACCGGCACAACCGCGCGGTCGGCGGCTCGGGCGGGGCGCGGATCGCCGAGGTCGTCGGCACCTACGTGCGCACGGTCAACAACGACGGGCCGTTCCGCGCGTTCCTGCGCCGCGAGCCGGAACGCGCGCTGCGGCTGCTCACCACGAAGGCCAGCCTGGTGCAGCGCCGCACCATCGCGGCGGTCGAGTCGATGCTGACCGAGGAGATCGACCGGGGCGCGCTGGAACCGCCGCTGCCGGTGCACGACCTGGCCTACCTGATCGTGCGGATCGCCGAGTCGTTCATCTACACCGACATCATCTCCGGCGAGGAACCCGACGCCGACAAGGCGCGAGAGGCCGTCGCCGCGTTACTTCGCTGACTTGCGCGCGGCCAGTACCGCGTCGTACAGCTCCTTCTTCGACACGCCGGTCGCTTCGGCCACCTCGGCGGCTGCCGTCTTGAGGCGCTCCCCGGCGGCCACGCGGTCCGCGACCTCGCCGACCAGGTCCTCGACGCTGGCCGAGCGCGGGGGCGCGGGCTCGACCACCACGGTGATCTCCCCGCGCACGCCCTGGTCGGCCCAGTCGGCCAGCTCGCCGAGGGAACCGCGCTTGACCTCTTCGTACGTTTTGGTCAGCTCGCGGCACACGGCGGCCCGCCGATCGGGGCCGAGCACCTCGACCGCGTCACGCAGGGTGCTGGCCAGCCGGTGCGGTGATTCGAAGAACACGGTGGTGCGTGGCTCAGTGGCCAGGCCACTCAGCCACCTAGCCTTTTCGCCACTTTTGCGCGGGGCGAAGCCGTCGAAGCAGAACCGGTCCGACGGCAGGCCGGACAACGCCAGCGCGGTGGTCACGGCGGACGGGCCGGGCAGGCAGGTGACCGGCAGCTCCTCCTCGACGCAGACCGCGACCAGGCGGTAGCCGGGATCGGACACGCTGGGCATGCCCGCGTCGGTGACCAGCAGCACGGTCTCGCCCGAACGGATCGACTCGAGCAGCTTCGGCAGGCGCGCGGTTTCGACGTCCTCGTAGAAGCTGATCACCCGGCCGGCAGGCGCGACCTCCAGCGCGGCGGCGAGATTGCGCAGGCGGCGCGTGTCCTCGGCGGCAATCACGTCAGCCGCGGCCAGCGCCTCCACCAACCGCCGGGACGCGTCACCCACGTCCCCCAGCGGTGTCGCGGCGAGCACCAGCCGCCCGGTTTCGGCCATGGCGAGAGCCTAGATGAGCGGTTGCTTGAAGCCGGCGGTCGCCACCCCGGGGGTTGGGGCGGGCGGGACCAGTCGGACCAGCCGGGCTGGGCAGCCGGGACACGGCCGGGCACAGCCGGATCGGCGGACTGGCGGAGCGGCCCGGGCTGGGCGCTCGCGGCGTCCTCACACCTCGGCGCCTAGGATCGGGTCCCGTGACCGCACTCCTGACGCGCCCGTTCGGTGACGGCCCGCGCCCGGATCCGGTTGACGAGCACGCCCCGCCCACCGACCGCGAAGCCGTCCTGCTCGGCCGTCCGATGCCGGTCGACCGGCTCCGCGGCTGGCTGGTCACGCTGGTACTGGTGGTCATCGGCGGCGTGATCCGCTTCCAGAACCTCGGCGTCCCGACCGACAAGGGCACGCCGGTCTTCGACGAGAAGCACTACGTCCCGCAGGCGTGGCAGATGCTGCGCAACGGCGGCTACGAGGACAACTACGGCTACGAGCTGATCGTGCACCCGCCGGTCGCCAAGCAGCTGATCGCCATCGGCGAGTGGCTCTTCGGGTACAACGGCTGGGGCTGGCGCTTCTCCGCCGCGCTCGCCGGGACCGTGCTCATCCTGCTGGTCATCCGCATCGCCCGCCGGCTGACCAGGTCCACCTTTCTCGGCGGTGTCGCCGGGGTGCTGGTCATCTGCGACGGCGTGCTCCACCTGCAGTCGCGCATGGGCATGCTGGACATCTTCACCGCGCTCTTCGTCGTCGCCGCGTTCGGCTGTCTGCTGATCGACCGCGACCAGGTGCGTGAACGCATGGCGCTGGCCGTGCGCGAAGGCTGGGCCGACGAATCACCGTACGGGCCGCGGCTCGGGTTCCGCTGGTGGCGGTTCACCGGCGGGGTGATGATCGGGCTTTCGCTCGGCGTCAAGTGGTCCGGGCTGTACTACATCATCGCGTTCGGCCTGCTCTGCGTGGCCTTCGACGTGGCGGCCCGCCGCGCCGCCGGCGTGCCCCGGCCGTGGGTGGGCACGCTGCGGCGCGACGTCGCCCCGGCGCTGTGGGGCCTGGTCGCCATCCCGGTGCTGGTCTACCTGGGCACCTGGACCTTCTGGTTCGCCAGCGAAACAGCCACCGACCGGCACCTGGTCGAACTGGACAACATCCAGCCGTGGTGGATCTTCGGCTGGGTGCCCGACGCGCTCGCCTCGCTCGTGCACTACTCGCTGCACGTGCTCGACTTCCACTCCGGGCTGAAAACCCCGGAGAACGACCCGCACCCGTGGGAATCCAAGCCGTGGACGTGGCCGATGGGGCTGCGCCCGATGCTCTACGCCTACGAGTCCGGGCCCGCCGCGGCCGGCTGCGGTGAAGCCGACTGCGTGCGCGCCACCATGCTGATCGGCACCCCGGCGATGTGGTGGCTGGCCGTGCCGGTGCTCGCGTGGGGCCTGTGGCGCTGGCTGTTCCGCGCGGACTGGCGCTACGCCTCCGTGCTGGTCGCCTACCTGGCCGGCCTGCTGCCGTGGTTCGTCAACCTCGACCGCCAGATGTACTTCTTCTACGCCACGCCGATGGCGCCGTTCCTGGTGCTCGGCCTGACCCTGGTGCTCGGCCAGGTGCTCGGCGCGGTGCAGCAGGGGTTCGAACGGCGGGGCACCGGACTGCTCGTGGTGTCGTTGTACGTCGGGCTGGTGGTGGCCAACTTCGCCTGGCTGTGGCCGATCCTGAACGGCGATTCGATCACCAACACGCACTGGCAGGCCGAGTTGTGGCTGCCGTCGTGGCGGTGACCCGCGCTCAGCGGAAGGCGTCGGCGTTCTCGCGCGCCCACTGCGCGAAGGTGCGTGCCGGGCGGCCGGTGACCCGCTCGACGGTGTCCACCACGGTGTAGCCCTCGACCGGCGGATCGGCGTACCAGCCGATGACGTGGTCGACGGCCTCCGGTGAGGCACCCATGTCCCGCAGGCGGGCCCTGGCCTGCTCCTCGGTCAGCTCGACGAACCGGATGTCACGCCCGGTGGCCGCGCTGAGCTGCGCTATCTTGTCCGGCACGGTCAGCACCTCCAGCCCGCTGAGCACGTATTCGCGGCCGTTGTGCCCGGGGTTCAGCAGCGTCTCCACCGCGACGGCGGCGATGTCGGCTTCGTGCACCATCGCGCTGCGCAACCCGGCGAACGGATCCCTGGCGACGCCCTCGGTGCGGATGGAGTCCGCCCACAGCAGCGTGTTGGACATGAACTCGACCGGCTGCAGCGTGGTCCAGGACAGCCCGCTGGCCGCGATGTCCGCCTCCAGCGGGCCGGGTTGCCCGCTCCAGAGCATGGTCACGTGCCGGACGCCCGCCGCGAGGGCGCGCTTGGCGATCTCGGGTCCGGTGGTCAGCGCCGAGCCGTCGGAACCGTCGAAGGTGATCAGGTAGGCGGCGCTCACCCCCTCGAACGCGGCGTCGAGCGTCTCGGGCGCGGCCAGGTCACCGGCCACCACCTCGACGTCGTCCGGCAGCTTCGCCGCCGCCGGGTTCCTGGTCAGCGCCCGCACCGGCACCCCGCGTTCCCGCAGCTGGCGGAGCACGTGGCCACCCACGTTGCCGGTCGCGCCGGTCACCAGAATCGTCATCGGAATTCCCTCCTCGTTGGCTGGTCGCGACGCTAGAGGCTCCAGTTGACTCGAGGTCAAGCTGTTGCTTTTCGGCGCATTGGACCAGACCATGGCCGTATTGGTTTAGACCACAAGTCGCCGAAGGAGCCGACATGTCCCCGCGCAAGTCCCCGCTCGCCGCACTGGTCGCGACGGTGTTCCTGCTGCTCGCCGGGTTGCCCGCCACCGCGGGCGCGGCGGTGCCGAACAAGCACCTCACCGGTTACTGGCAGAACTTCGTCAACGGCGCGAAGCCGCAGAAGCTCGCCGACGTCCCGGCCGCCTACGACGTGATCGTGCTGGCCTTCGCCAACTCCGACCCGGCCCGCCCCGGCGCGGTGACCTTCGGCGTGGACCCCGGACTGGCCAGTGCGGTCGGCGGGTACACCGATGCCGACCTCAAGGCCGACATCGCCGCGAAGAAGGCGGCTGGCAAGTCGATCCTGCTGTCCATCGGCGGGGAGAAGGGCAACGTCGACCTCAGCTCACCGGCGAACGTGACCAGGTTCGTCGACAGCTTCGCCGCGATCGCGCAGAACTTCGGCATCCAGGGCCTCGACGTGGACCTCGAACACGGGCTCAACGTCGCGAACACGGCCAGCGCGATCAAGCAGCTGCGCTCGCGGCTCGGCGACGGGTTCCTGCTGACCATGGCGCCGCAGACGATCGACGTGCAGCCCGGCGGCCGGTACCTGCAGCTGATCGAGCAGACGAAGGACCTGATCACCGCGGTGCACACGCAGTACTACAACTCGGGCAGCATGCTCGGCTGCAACGACCAGGTGGTGCACCAGGGCAACGTCGACTTCATCACCGCGCAGGCCTGCTTCCTGCTGCGCACGCTGCGGCCGGACCAGGTCTCGCTCGGCCTGCCCGCTTCGCCGTCGGCGGCGGGTAGCGGGTACGTCAACCCGACCGTGGTGAACAACGCGCTGAGCTGCCTGGCCAAGCGCACGAACTGCGGTTCGTACGTGCCCGCGACAGCGTTCCCGGCGATCGGGGGCGTGATGACCTGGTCGACCAACTGGGACGCCACCAGCGGCGGCGCCTTCTCCACGCCGGTCCGGGCGCACCTGAACTCGCTGCGCTGACCGACGTCACGAATGTGGCTTTCGAGACGCGGAACGTCTCGAAAGCCACATTCGTGACATGCGAGCGGGTCAGTGGGCGCGCGGTACCACTCGGGTGACTGGGCCATCCGGGGACTTGCCCGCCCGCGACAGCCACCCCTCGACTTCCTTCCGCACCGAAGCCAGCGTCGGACGACGGCGTGGTTCCGGGTCCAGCGAGGCGATCAGCAGGCGCGAGTGCACACTCCGCTGCGGCAGCTTGTTCGCCGGTTCCGCCCGCGCCGCCGCCATCAGCGCGGCCATCGGCGTCTCCCGTGTGCCCCGCGGCGGCTGGCCGGACAGGGCGTAGCTCACCGTCGCGGCCAGTTGCCAGGCGTCCGACGCCGGCGACGCGGGCGCGCCCGCCGCGGTCTCCGGCGCGGTGAAGTCCGGCGTGCCGATCATCATGCCGGTCGCGGTCAGCTGCGAGTCGCCCTTGCTGCGGGCGATGCCGAAGTCGATCAGGTGCGCGATGCCCGCCGGGTCCAGGATCACGTTCGACGGCTTCACGTCCCGGTGCAGCACACCCTTCTCGTGCGCCGCCGACAGCGCGCCCGCCATCGTCGCCCACAACCGGCCCGCGGCCACGTCGTCCAGCGGGCCGCCGGTGTCCACCGCGGCGCCCAGCGGCTGCCCCTCCAGGTACTCCATCACCAGCGCGAGCCCGTCCGGCTCCTCGACCAGGTCGTACACCTTCACGCAGTTCGGGTGGTTGACCACGGCCAGCGCCCGCGCCTCACGCTGCATGCGCTCGACGGTGTCCCGGTCCGGCGCGTGCGCGATCTTCAGCGCGATGGTGCGGCCGAGCTGGTTGTCCACGGCCTCCCAGACGGTGCCGAACCCGCCGTGCCCGAGCCGCCGGACCCGGCGGTACCGGCTGCTGCCCGCGGAACCGCTCGAACCGGGCGGAACGGGCATCGGCCCCGGCGTGTTCGCCAGCCCGGGGCTCTCCGCCGGCTGCGGTTCGGGTGCCTGCGCCAGCGCGGTCTTCGGGTACTCCTTCGGCGGCGCGGGCGGCGGCAGCTGACGCTGCTGCGAAGGCGGCGGCACGTATGGCGGCGGTTGCCGCGGCGGCTCCACCGGCCGCCGCTCCGGCGGCCGTTCCGAGCGTTGCAGCGTCGACCAGGCAGGCGGGCCGACCAGCGCCACCGGCATGATGCCCAGCACGATCACCGGCAGGAAGCCCAGCCACAGGTGCACCGCGGTGTTCGCGGAGACCCCGATGCTGAAGAAGAACATCAGCACGAACGGGATCCAGAAGAACCGGGCAGGCCACTTCGGACCGCGGCGCAGCGCGGTGCGGGCCAGCAGCATGACAAACAGCAGGGTGAGCGCGGGAAGACCGATCAGCGCACCGAGGTAGTAGCCGTAGGCCAGCCCGCCCGACGGGTAGAACAGCGCCTCGTAGACGTTCTGCCCACCGCCGAGGTAGTCGCTCTGCTTGCCGATGAAGTCGCAGCGGTTGTTGCCCAGCTCCTCCATCAGCCCGGCGGACAGGTCGGCGCTCTCCCCCGCGCGCACCGCGCTGAAGTTGCTCGACACCCCGATGAACAGCAGCCACGGCATGATCAGCGTGAAGAAGCCGGCGACCAGGCCGATCACGGCCATCATCGTCGGGTCGTACCGGTTCCCGGTGAACTTCCGGATCAGCGCCACGATCACCGCGCCCGCCACCGGGAACAACGCGATCAGCGCGCCCGCCATGCTGGTCGCCCACACCGCGCCACCCGG
Coding sequences within:
- a CDS encoding NAD(P)H-binding protein — protein: MTILVTGATGNVGGHVLRQLRERGVPVRALTRNPAAAKLPDDVEVVAGDLAAPETLDAAFEGVSAAYLITFDGSDGSALTTGPEIAKRALAAGVRHVTMLWSGQPGPLEADIAASGLSWTTLQPVEFMSNTLLWADSIRTEGVARDPFAGLRSAMVHEADIAAVAVETLLNPGHNGREYVLSGLEVLTVPDKIAQLSAATGRDIRFVELTEEQARARLRDMGASPEAVDHVIGWYADPPVEGYTVVDTVERVTGRPARTFAQWARENADAFR
- a CDS encoding chitinase, with protein sequence MSPRKSPLAALVATVFLLLAGLPATAGAAVPNKHLTGYWQNFVNGAKPQKLADVPAAYDVIVLAFANSDPARPGAVTFGVDPGLASAVGGYTDADLKADIAAKKAAGKSILLSIGGEKGNVDLSSPANVTRFVDSFAAIAQNFGIQGLDVDLEHGLNVANTASAIKQLRSRLGDGFLLTMAPQTIDVQPGGRYLQLIEQTKDLITAVHTQYYNSGSMLGCNDQVVHQGNVDFITAQACFLLRTLRPDQVSLGLPASPSAAGSGYVNPTVVNNALSCLAKRTNCGSYVPATAFPAIGGVMTWSTNWDATSGGAFSTPVRAHLNSLR
- a CDS encoding serine/threonine-protein kinase, encoding MDSFASSLLSFAYEVFGPGFCPGGAVWATSMAGALIALFPVAGAVIVALIRKFTGNRYDPTMMAVIGLVAGFFTLIMPWLLFIGVSSNFSAVRAGESADLSAGLMEELGNNRCDFIGKQSDYLGGGQNVYEALFYPSGGLAYGYYLGALIGLPALTLLFVMLLARTALRRGPKWPARFFWIPFVLMFFFSIGVSANTAVHLWLGFLPVIVLGIMPVALVGPPAWSTLQRSERPPERRPVEPPRQPPPYVPPPSQQRQLPPPAPPKEYPKTALAQAPEPQPAESPGLANTPGPMPVPPGSSGSAGSSRYRRVRRLGHGGFGTVWEAVDNQLGRTIALKIAHAPDRDTVERMQREARALAVVNHPNCVKVYDLVEEPDGLALVMEYLEGQPLGAAVDTGGPLDDVAAGRLWATMAGALSAAHEKGVLHRDVKPSNVILDPAGIAHLIDFGIARSKGDSQLTATGMMIGTPDFTAPETAAGAPASPASDAWQLAATVSYALSGQPPRGTRETPMAALMAAARAEPANKLPQRSVHSRLLIASLDPEPRRRPTLASVRKEVEGWLSRAGKSPDGPVTRVVPRAH